The Medicago truncatula cultivar Jemalong A17 chromosome 4, MtrunA17r5.0-ANR, whole genome shotgun sequence genome includes a region encoding these proteins:
- the LOC25493828 gene encoding galactoside 2-alpha-L-fucosyltransferase, translating into MIKMMKRAIAIRNSTANDTGGNNKISLSPSDLETVTDKYATSSPPLTLMRVMGFFVISFMLFSVLFSLSVVLRDPPSDAAFREQPSSLFQLQQTQQGLDSDASHSGELLNDKLLGGLLADGFDEKSCLSRYQSAIFHKGLSGKPSSYLISRLKKYEARHKLCGPYTESYNKTVKQLGSGQFTESLDCKYVVWISFSGLGNRILTLASAFLYALLTDRVLLVDPGVDMTDLFCEPFPDASWFVPHDFPLNSQLNSFNQDSNQCHGKKLKTKSITNSTVPSFVYLHLAHDYDDHDKLFFCDEEQLFLQKVPWLIMKTDNYFVPSLFLMPSFEQELNDLFPKKENVFHFLGRYLFHPTNNVWGLVVRYYNAYLAKADERVGIQIRVFDTEPGPFQHVLDQILACTLKENILPDVNRGQNINSSLGTLKSKAVLMTSLSSGYFERVRDMYWEYPTMTGEVVGIYQPSHEGYQQTQKQFHNQKAWAEMYLLSLTNVLVTSSWSTFGYVAQGLGGLKPWILYKPENRTAPNPPCRRAMSMEPCFHAPPFYDCKAKRGTDTGELVPHVRHCEDMSWGLKLVDN; encoded by the exons atgattaagatgatgaagagaGCCATTGCAATTAGGAATTCAACGGCCAATGATACTGGTGGAAATAATAAGATCTCTCTCTCACCCTCAGATTTGGAAACTGTCACCGACAAATATGCAACCTCTTCTCCTCCTCTGACTTTGATGCGTGTGATGGGTTTCTTCGTCATTTCCTTCATGCTCTTTTCCGTTCTCTTCTCACTCTCCGTTGTTCTTCGAGACCCTCCCTCTGATGCCGCTTTCCGTGAACAACCTTCATCTCTCTTCCAACTTCAACAAACACAACAag GTTTGGACAGTGATGCCTCTCATTCCGGTGAGTTGCTAAACGATAAACTGCTTGGTGGTCTTCTAGCTGATGGATTCGATGAAAAATCTTGTCTCAGCAGGTATCAGTCAGCTATTTTCCACAAAGGACTATCAGGAAAGCCTTCTTCTTACCTTATTTCTAGATTGAAAAAATATGAAGCTCGACACAAACTATGTGGACCTTATACCGAGTCTTATAACAAAACAGTGAAACAACTCGGCTCTGGTCAATTTACTGAGTCCTTGGATTGTAAATATGTAGTATGGATTTCATTTAGTGGGTTGGGGAATAGGATATTGaccctagcttcagcatttctTTACGCTCTCCTCACAGACCGTGTTCTACTTGTTGATCCTGGAGTGGATATGACCGATCTCTTTTGTGAACCATTTCCGGATGCTTCATGGTTTGTCCCTCATGATTTTCCTCTTAACAGTCAATTGAATAGTTTCAACCAGGACTCGAATCAATGTCATGGGAAAAAGCTGAAAACGAAATCAATTACAAATTCTACTGTGCCATCTTTTGTTTATCTTCATCTAGCCCATGATTATGATGATCATGATAAGCTTTTCTTTTGTGATGAAGAGCAACTTTTTCTGCAGAAAGTACCTTGGTTAATTATGAAAACAGATAATTATTTTGTCCCATCTCTGTTCTTGATGCCATCTTTTGAGCAGGAACTGAATGATCTATTcccaaaaaaggaaaatgttttccATTTCTTGGGTAGATATCTGTTCCACCCCACAAACAATGTTTGGGGACTTGTTGTCAGATACTATAATGCATATTTAGCTAAAGCTGATGAAAGAGTAGGCATACAAATCAGAGTGTTTGACACCGAACCAGGTCCGTTTCAACATGTATTGGATCAGATCTTAGCTTGTACATTGAAGGAGAATATTTTGCCCGATGTTAACCGCGGGCAGAATATTAATAGTTCATTAGGAACACTAAAGTCAAAAGCTGTACTAATGACATCCTTAAGCTCTGGTTATTTTGAAAGGGTAAGAGACATGTATTGGGAATATCCTACTATGACAGGAGAGGTGGTTGGAATTTACCAGCCAAGCCATGAAGGATATCAACAAACACAGAAGCAGTTTCACAACCAAAAAGCTTGGGCAGAAATGTATCTCTTAAGCTTAACTAATGTGTTAGTTACTAGCTCATGGTCTACTTTTGGCTATGTAGCTCAAGGGCTTGGAGGTTTAAAACCATGGATACTCTACAAACCGGAGAATCGAACGGCTCCAAATCCTCCTTGTCGACGTGCTATGTCAATGGAGCCATGTTTCCATGCTCCTCCCTTCTATGACTGCAAGGCTAAGAGAGGAACCGACACCGGTGAACTTGTTCCACATGTAAGGCACTGTGAGGATATGAGTTGGGGCCTTAAGCTTGTAGACAATTAG
- the LOC25493826 gene encoding NAC domain-containing protein 100 → MENVSVLSNKEDEKMDLPPGFRFHPTDEELISHYLYKKVIDSNFSARAIGDVDLNKSEPWDLPFKAKMGEKEWYFFCVRDRKYPTGLRTNRATEAGYWKATGKDKEIFKGKSLVGMKKTLVFYKGRAPKGEKSNWVMHEYRLEGKFSVHNLPKAAKNEWVICRVFQKSSAGKKTHISGIMRLDSLGNEFGCSVLPPLTDSSNSIGKIKQLNDSAYVSCFSNSIDVQRNQGGIFDSFNNSIYGISSHNQLDFFPRISSSNGSLYSNNQAAVNLQYPSSVCGMQDQAILRALYENNGFKTERQQQIMSVSQETDLTTDMNAETCSVVSNLDIGRRTFENNQNRPPPASVAAVDFDGNLWNY, encoded by the exons ATGGAAAACGTTTCAGTCTTATCAAATAAGGAAGATGAGAAGATGGATTTGCCTCCTGGATTTCGATTTCACCCAACTGATGAAGAGCTTATAAGTCATTACCTCTACAAAAAGGTTATTGATTCAAATTTCTCTGCAAGAGCCATTGGTGATGTAGACCTCAACAAGTCTGAACCTTGGGATTTACCAT TTAAAGCAAAAATGGGAGAAAAAGAATGGTACTTTTTCTGTGTGAGAGACAGAAAATATCCAACTGGGTTGAGGACAAACAGAGCAACAGAAGCAGGTTATTGGAAAGCAACTGGGAAAGATAAAGAAATTTTCAAAGGGAAATCGTTGGTTGGTATGAAGAAAACTCTTGTTTTCTACAAAGGAAGAGCACCTAAAGGAGAAAAAAGTAATTGGGTCATGCATGAATATCGACTTGAGGGTAAATTCTCTGTTCACAATCTTCCAAAAGCTGCAAAG AATGAATGGGTGATTTGTAGGGTTTTTCAGAAGAGTTCAGCTGggaaaaaaacacatatttctGGTATAATGAGGTTGGATTCACTTGGTAATGAATTTGGTTGTTCTGTTTTACCACCACTTACTGATTCGTCGAATTCAATTGggaaaatcaaacaattgaatGATTCAGCTTACGTGTCCTGCTTCTCCAACTCAATTGATGTTCAAAGAAACCAAGGAGGGATCTTTGATTCATTCAACAACTCAATTTATGGTATTTCTTCACATAATCAACTAGATTTTTTCCCAAGAATCTCATCTTCTAATGGTTCATTATACTCTAATAATCAAGCTGCGGTTAATTTGCAATATCCAAGTTCTGTTTGTGGTATGCAAGATCAAGCAATTTTAAGAGCTTTGTATGAAAACAATGGTTTCAAGACTGAGAGACAGCAACAAATTATGAGTGTGTCACAGGAAACTGATCTAACTACTGATATGAATGCTGAAACATGTTCTGTTGTGTCAAATTTGGATATTGGTAGAaggacttttgagaataatcaGAATCGTCCACCACCTGCTTCTGTTGCAGctgttgattttgatggtaatTTGTGGAATTACTAA